The proteins below are encoded in one region of Tessaracoccus aquimaris:
- a CDS encoding ISL3 family transposase: MSDVTSPTPATPKITAPDVNTFARIDVLGLQVKAQQVWPDKTILYCAPVLPDSTCPACGATGGWHDTFTRWFTHVPVGRSSTKLQVQAPRYRCRGCGKVWRHRLKTVAQPRSKLTRSAVWWALREVVLDHCSISAVAAVLQTAWGTVHDAVTELGQQVLIDLPDRLEGVKVVGVDEHCWRHTHSGDKYVTVVIDLTPARDKTGPARLLDLIEGRSKQVFKSWLNAQSLGFRAAVEIVAMDGFTGYKSATAEAVPDATTVMDPFHVVALAGDKLNRTRQRVQRELTGGRGLRNDPLYKARRLLHTGVNLLTTRQNTRLDTLFASEDHAEVEVTWSVYQSIIAAYRDKDRTAGRRALTRVINSLKAGVPKALIELAQLGRTLHKRRDDILAFFDHPGTSNGPTEAINGRLEHLRGIALGFRNLAHYRLRSLLEAGGFRPQLHSHL; encoded by the coding sequence ATGTCTGACGTTACCTCACCGACTCCTGCCACTCCCAAGATCACTGCGCCCGATGTGAACACCTTTGCCCGGATCGACGTCCTGGGTCTGCAGGTGAAGGCGCAGCAGGTGTGGCCCGACAAGACGATCTTGTACTGTGCACCGGTGCTGCCCGATAGCACCTGCCCGGCCTGCGGCGCGACGGGCGGCTGGCACGACACCTTCACTCGTTGGTTCACCCATGTGCCGGTTGGTAGGTCCTCCACGAAGCTACAGGTTCAGGCGCCGAGGTATCGCTGCCGCGGCTGCGGCAAGGTGTGGCGCCACCGGCTCAAGACAGTGGCGCAGCCTCGGTCGAAACTGACCAGGTCAGCGGTGTGGTGGGCGCTGCGGGAGGTGGTGCTGGACCATTGCTCGATCAGCGCTGTCGCGGCGGTGCTGCAGACGGCGTGGGGCACCGTCCACGACGCGGTCACCGAGCTGGGCCAGCAGGTCCTGATCGATCTCCCCGACAGGCTCGAGGGGGTCAAGGTTGTCGGGGTCGACGAACACTGCTGGCGCCACACCCACAGCGGTGACAAGTACGTCACCGTTGTCATCGACTTGACCCCGGCAAGGGACAAGACCGGCCCGGCCCGGTTGCTGGACTTAATCGAGGGCCGCTCGAAGCAGGTCTTCAAATCCTGGCTCAACGCCCAGAGCCTTGGGTTCAGGGCGGCCGTGGAGATCGTCGCGATGGACGGCTTCACCGGATACAAGAGCGCTACGGCTGAGGCTGTGCCAGACGCGACCACAGTGATGGACCCGTTCCATGTGGTCGCCTTGGCAGGTGACAAGCTGAACCGGACCCGGCAGCGAGTCCAGCGGGAACTCACCGGCGGCCGAGGCCTCCGCAATGACCCTCTCTACAAAGCCCGCAGGCTCCTCCACACCGGTGTGAACCTGCTCACCACCAGGCAAAACACACGCCTCGATACGCTGTTCGCGAGTGAGGATCACGCCGAGGTTGAAGTCACCTGGAGCGTCTACCAAAGCATCATCGCCGCGTACCGCGACAAGGACCGCACCGCTGGTCGCAGGGCGCTGACGAGAGTGATCAACTCGCTCAAGGCAGGTGTCCCGAAGGCCCTGATCGAGCTGGCTCAGCTCGGCCGGACTCTCCACAAACGCCGCGACGACATCTTGGCGTTCTTCGACCATCCCGGCACCAGTAACGGCCCCACGGAGGCCATCAACGGCCGGCTCGAGCACCTCCGCGGTATCGCCCTCGGGTTCCGCAACCTCGCCCACTACAGACTCAGATCGCTCCTCGAGGCAGGCGGCTTCAGACCCCAACTCCACTCTCATCTGTGA
- a CDS encoding ISL3 family transposase → MPDPTSCCRAAGGYCQRCDLLVGLPGLHVVGVARDEAGLRIEVESSADQVMGCPACGVIAHAHGRQRVELIDAPCFTAPVRLWWRKRRWLCPEPSCPVTSFMEQDPDVARPRALLTRRATSWAIGQMRRENASVQGLARQLGCTWKTLWRAVKPVLETAADDETRFAGVTSLGVDEHIWHHVSTKPVELGGRGPKEFTGMVDLTRDKDGRVRARLLDLVPGRSGEIYTSWLRDRGDVFRKGVEIATLDPFHGYKNAIDDQLEDAVAVLDAFHVVKLATAAVDEVRRRVQQDIHGHRGRRDDPLYRIRNVLRAGKEHLTDRQKTRLEAAFTVEDRHVEVEVAWHCAQHLRSVYHQSSPADGRRVAEKVLASFPTCPIPEIARLGRTLNRWRDAFLGYFTTGGANNGGTEAINGLIELARRVARGFRNPDNYRLRMLLIGGGLRL, encoded by the coding sequence ATGCCCGATCCTACTTCCTGCTGCCGTGCCGCGGGCGGCTACTGCCAGCGCTGTGATCTTCTGGTCGGGTTGCCGGGGCTGCATGTGGTTGGCGTCGCCCGCGACGAGGCGGGGCTCAGGATTGAGGTCGAGTCCAGCGCCGACCAGGTGATGGGTTGCCCCGCCTGCGGGGTGATCGCGCATGCGCATGGCCGGCAGCGGGTCGAGTTGATCGACGCGCCGTGTTTCACGGCGCCGGTGAGGTTGTGGTGGCGGAAACGACGCTGGCTGTGTCCCGAACCGTCGTGTCCGGTGACCTCGTTCATGGAACAAGACCCCGACGTGGCGCGACCCAGAGCGCTGCTCACCAGACGCGCGACGTCGTGGGCGATCGGGCAGATGCGGCGGGAGAACGCCTCTGTTCAGGGTCTGGCTCGGCAGCTCGGCTGCACCTGGAAGACGCTGTGGCGGGCCGTCAAGCCGGTCCTTGAGACTGCCGCCGACGACGAGACCCGGTTCGCCGGTGTCACCTCGCTGGGCGTCGACGAACACATCTGGCATCACGTCTCCACCAAGCCCGTCGAGCTCGGCGGCCGCGGCCCGAAGGAGTTCACCGGCATGGTCGATCTGACACGTGACAAGGACGGACGAGTCCGAGCCCGGCTCCTGGATCTGGTCCCGGGCCGCTCCGGCGAGATCTACACGTCGTGGCTGCGTGACCGCGGCGACGTGTTCCGCAAGGGTGTTGAGATCGCCACGCTGGACCCGTTCCACGGTTACAAGAATGCGATCGACGACCAGTTGGAGGACGCCGTCGCGGTGCTCGACGCGTTCCACGTCGTCAAGCTCGCCACGGCTGCCGTTGATGAGGTCCGCCGCCGGGTCCAGCAAGACATCCACGGCCACCGCGGCCGCAGAGATGATCCGCTGTATCGGATCCGCAACGTCCTGCGTGCCGGGAAGGAGCATCTCACCGACCGGCAGAAGACCCGGCTCGAGGCGGCGTTCACCGTCGAGGACCGTCACGTCGAAGTCGAGGTCGCCTGGCACTGCGCCCAGCACCTGCGTTCGGTCTATCACCAGTCGAGTCCTGCTGACGGGCGTCGGGTAGCGGAGAAGGTCCTCGCCTCGTTCCCGACGTGTCCGATCCCGGAGATCGCCCGCCTGGGCCGCACCCTCAACCGATGGAGAGACGCGTTCCTGGGCTACTTCACCACCGGCGGCGCCAACAACGGCGGCACCGAAGCGATCAATGGCTTGATCGAACTCGCCCGCCGCGTCGCCAGAGGGTTCCGTAACCCCGACAACTACCGCCTCAGAATGCTCCTCATCGGCGGCGGTCTACGCCTCTGA
- a CDS encoding IS256 family transposase, with protein sequence MIDPVTGEIIDQQQIAEQLLAQAKEQGVSLVGPGGLLGGLTKTVLETALEAEMTEHLGYEKHASSNGENARNGTRSKTVLTEVGAVEIDVPRDRDGSFQPKIVRKRQRRLDGIDEIVLSLTARGLTTGEVAAHFDDVYGASVSKDTISKITDKVIEEMTEWQNRPLDRVYPVVFIDAIVVKVRDGQVRNKPFYVAVGVTTAGERDILGIWAGDVGEGAKFWLGVLTEIKNRGVEDVCIVVCDGLKGLPESITTTWELAVVQTCIIHLIRNTFRFASRKYWDQIARDLRPVYTAPTEAAAKARFEEFAEKWCTMYPAIRKLWENAWTEFIPFLDYDVEIRRIICSTNAIESLNARYRRAVRARGHFPNDAAALKCLYLVTRSLDPTGRGRARWVTRWKPALNAFAITFEGRIN encoded by the coding sequence ATGATCGATCCTGTGACGGGAGAGATCATCGATCAGCAACAGATCGCCGAGCAGCTGCTTGCGCAGGCGAAGGAGCAGGGCGTCAGCCTCGTGGGGCCGGGAGGCCTGCTGGGCGGGCTGACGAAGACCGTGCTCGAGACCGCGCTCGAGGCGGAGATGACCGAGCATCTCGGCTATGAGAAGCACGCGTCATCGAACGGCGAGAACGCGCGCAACGGGACCCGGTCCAAGACCGTGCTCACCGAGGTCGGTGCCGTCGAGATCGACGTGCCGAGAGATCGTGACGGGTCGTTCCAGCCGAAGATCGTGCGCAAGCGGCAGCGGCGGTTGGACGGGATCGACGAGATTGTCCTGTCGCTGACCGCGCGCGGGCTGACGACTGGTGAGGTCGCGGCGCACTTCGACGACGTCTACGGGGCGAGTGTCAGCAAGGACACGATCTCGAAGATCACCGACAAGGTGATCGAGGAGATGACCGAGTGGCAGAACCGTCCACTGGACCGGGTCTACCCGGTGGTGTTCATCGACGCGATCGTGGTGAAGGTCCGGGACGGGCAGGTGCGCAACAAGCCGTTCTACGTCGCCGTCGGCGTCACCACGGCCGGGGAGCGCGACATCCTCGGGATCTGGGCCGGCGATGTCGGCGAGGGCGCGAAGTTCTGGCTGGGCGTGCTCACCGAGATCAAGAACCGCGGTGTCGAGGACGTGTGCATCGTGGTCTGCGACGGGCTGAAGGGCTTGCCGGAGTCGATCACCACGACGTGGGAGCTCGCGGTCGTGCAGACGTGCATTATCCACCTGATCCGCAACACGTTCCGCTTCGCGTCGCGCAAGTACTGGGACCAGATCGCCCGTGACCTGCGCCCTGTCTACACCGCGCCGACCGAAGCCGCCGCGAAGGCGAGGTTCGAGGAGTTCGCCGAGAAGTGGTGCACGATGTATCCCGCGATCCGCAAGCTCTGGGAGAACGCCTGGACGGAGTTCATCCCGTTCCTGGACTACGACGTCGAGATCCGCCGCATCATCTGCAGCACCAACGCGATCGAGTCCCTCAACGCCCGCTACCGCCGCGCGGTCAGGGCGCGTGGGCACTTCCCGAACGACGCCGCCGCGTTGAAGTGCCTCTACCTCGTGACTCGGTCGCTTGACCCCACCGGCAGGGGTCGGGCACGCTGGGTGACGAGGTGGAAGCCCGCACTCAACGCCTTCGCGATCACCTTCGAAGGCCGAATCAACTGA
- a CDS encoding HTH domain-containing protein — translation MLADAKEPLHYSEIAQRILDNGLRQQGGATPAATVAATISMYMQSELARVDRGVYTLVSELPPQTMRPDSGKPATGAEAPPTASSGGDVEETGFLNAFGMFWRRDEVDWDQRGQALLGAQLKAAQPINFAEQVGVYILYAGDRVIYVGRSTEPRLGPRLWDHTRDRLTGRWDRFSWFGVRAVADDGSLGFVPTGNFAVEMLVATMEALLIEGLEPPQNRRRGDGFNATEFIQTTDPQVERRRAQQFFQRLTAGDS, via the coding sequence GTGCTTGCGGATGCGAAGGAGCCCCTCCATTACTCAGAGATCGCTCAGCGCATCCTTGACAACGGACTACGGCAGCAAGGAGGCGCTACTCCCGCCGCGACGGTTGCGGCGACGATCTCGATGTACATGCAGAGCGAACTGGCGCGCGTTGATCGAGGGGTCTACACCCTGGTCTCGGAGCTTCCGCCCCAGACCATGCGTCCCGATTCTGGAAAGCCAGCGACGGGTGCTGAAGCACCGCCCACAGCATCTTCTGGGGGCGACGTGGAAGAGACCGGGTTCCTCAACGCCTTCGGCATGTTTTGGCGTCGTGACGAGGTTGACTGGGATCAACGGGGACAGGCTCTGCTCGGCGCCCAACTTAAGGCCGCCCAACCCATCAACTTCGCGGAGCAGGTGGGCGTTTACATCCTGTATGCCGGAGACAGAGTCATCTACGTTGGTCGCTCGACCGAACCGCGGCTGGGTCCTCGCCTATGGGACCACACTCGCGACCGACTCACTGGCCGATGGGATCGATTCTCGTGGTTCGGGGTGCGCGCTGTTGCCGACGACGGAAGTCTAGGTTTCGTGCCGACGGGAAACTTCGCCGTCGAGATGTTAGTCGCCACGATGGAAGCCTTGTTGATCGAAGGGCTGGAGCCACCTCAGAACCGAAGGCGAGGGGACGGGTTCAACGCCACGGAGTTCATTCAGACGACCGATCCCCAGGTCGAGAGACGTCGTGCCCAGCAGTTCTTCCAACGCCTCACGGCTGGGGACTCATGA
- a CDS encoding IS110 family transposase: protein MEQDIGFNVWCGLDVGKQAHHACALDAAGRRIADKPLPQDQARLEELFTSLLAHGRVLVVVDQPNTIGALPIAVASSMGIQVAYLPGLAMRRIADLHPGNAKTDARDAFIIADAARTMPHTLRRVDLGEETLAELKVLVGFDEDLAAEATRLTNRIRGLLTQIHPALERVLGPKLSTKAGLAVIEHLGGPQGIGKATPSRLLRIITKANPRGAQAFADAIGKALSEQSVVVAGTAAAEQVLPQLAATLRQTLDQRSQLAAQIEKVVDAHPLAPVLTSMPGVGVRTAARILLDVGDAAAFPTAGHLAAYAGLAPVTRRSGTSIRGEFPARSGNKHLKRALFLSSFAALRSDPISRAYYDRKRAQGKKHNAALICLSRRRCDVLYAMLRNQETYRASEPSKQSLAA, encoded by the coding sequence ATGGAACAAGACATCGGCTTCAACGTTTGGTGCGGGCTCGACGTGGGCAAGCAGGCCCACCACGCCTGCGCGCTCGATGCTGCCGGAAGAAGGATCGCCGACAAGCCACTGCCGCAGGACCAGGCCCGACTCGAGGAGTTGTTCACCAGCCTGCTGGCCCATGGCCGGGTCCTGGTCGTGGTCGACCAGCCCAACACGATCGGAGCCTTGCCGATCGCGGTCGCCTCGTCGATGGGGATCCAGGTTGCCTACCTGCCCGGGCTGGCGATGCGCCGGATCGCTGACCTCCACCCGGGCAACGCGAAGACCGACGCCCGCGACGCGTTCATCATCGCCGATGCCGCCCGGACCATGCCCCACACCCTGCGCCGGGTCGACCTCGGCGAGGAAACCCTTGCGGAGCTGAAGGTGCTGGTCGGGTTCGACGAGGACCTCGCCGCCGAGGCAACCCGCCTGACGAACCGGATCCGCGGCCTGCTCACCCAGATCCATCCGGCACTCGAACGCGTCCTCGGACCCAAGTTGAGCACCAAGGCGGGGCTCGCGGTCATCGAGCACCTGGGCGGCCCCCAGGGCATCGGCAAGGCGACCCCATCCAGGTTGCTGCGAATTATCACGAAAGCCAACCCGCGTGGCGCGCAGGCCTTCGCCGATGCGATCGGGAAGGCCTTGAGTGAGCAGAGCGTGGTCGTGGCCGGCACTGCCGCGGCCGAACAGGTACTGCCCCAGCTCGCGGCGACCCTGCGGCAGACGCTGGATCAGCGCAGCCAGCTCGCGGCCCAGATCGAGAAGGTCGTTGATGCGCACCCTCTTGCCCCGGTCCTGACCTCGATGCCAGGCGTCGGGGTCAGGACCGCAGCCCGGATCCTCCTCGACGTCGGAGACGCCGCCGCCTTCCCGACCGCCGGACACCTGGCCGCCTACGCCGGCCTGGCACCCGTCACCCGCCGCTCAGGCACCAGCATCCGGGGCGAGTTCCCAGCCCGCTCAGGCAACAAGCACCTCAAACGCGCCCTGTTCCTGTCCTCGTTCGCCGCCTTGCGATCCGACCCCATCAGCCGGGCCTACTACGACCGGAAACGAGCCCAGGGCAAGAAGCACAACGCCGCCCTCATTTGCCTATCCCGACGCCGCTGCGACGTCCTCTACGCCATGCTCCGCAACCAGGAAACCTACCGAGCCTCCGAACCCTCGAAACAGTCCCTCGCGGCTTGA
- a CDS encoding ATP-binding protein, giving the protein MARTIATLLSDFGHTLPTRTPTPKESTRREFTTAPSWRGRPTAGAGWVPSRPPVKQYRMTSDQVGIWWPLLTASPLPPTGAAMGTDVANGTTFYVDPHGWVLDDTIPVTNPNIFIFGKPGRGKSAWVKAFLNRMLAFGYQALILGDPKDEYEVMCRHFGVEPWAIGPGMPARLNPLDPGPLAADWDTLDADEHRRRTAIIFGRWVVLLRSLIGSQSIGHQKVPVGPTEEQILTTVLKHLTHATTDSRQLAPIVIGQIWHALQSPDPTLIDDLRYANREEFLRDTRLLRDAVAQLISGAMAGIFDAPTTITIDWTAPIQSLSLSRLEPLGDDAIGMALMCLNSWGTAMRQAGGRRRINVRDEVWRQLRLGTSAVASFDADLRLSRSHGDIEIANAHKPSDYLGAGHTGSQAQQIAQDLLHLGDIKVLFGQDAEVADDLEQLLELGPIARDTVTGWAMGSKGRALVAVGPRLHKVHLTLHPDLELPLTDTNQAIT; this is encoded by the coding sequence ATGGCCCGCACCATCGCCACCCTCCTATCCGACTTCGGCCACACCCTCCCCACCCGCACCCCCACCCCCAAAGAGTCCACGAGGCGTGAGTTCACCACGGCACCCTCATGGCGCGGCCGGCCCACGGCTGGGGCGGGGTGGGTGCCGTCACGGCCACCCGTCAAGCAGTACCGGATGACCTCCGATCAGGTGGGGATCTGGTGGCCGCTCCTGACCGCCAGCCCCCTCCCACCGACCGGGGCGGCGATGGGCACCGACGTCGCCAACGGCACCACCTTCTACGTCGACCCCCACGGCTGGGTCCTCGACGACACCATCCCCGTGACCAACCCCAACATCTTCATCTTCGGCAAACCCGGACGAGGGAAATCAGCCTGGGTCAAAGCGTTCCTCAACCGCATGCTCGCGTTCGGCTACCAAGCCCTCATCCTCGGCGACCCCAAAGACGAGTACGAAGTCATGTGCCGCCACTTCGGCGTCGAACCCTGGGCCATCGGCCCCGGCATGCCCGCCCGCCTCAACCCGCTCGACCCCGGACCCCTGGCCGCCGACTGGGACACCCTCGACGCCGACGAGCACCGCCGCCGCACAGCGATCATCTTCGGCCGCTGGGTCGTCCTGCTGCGCTCCCTCATCGGCTCACAAAGCATCGGACACCAGAAGGTTCCAGTCGGCCCCACCGAGGAACAGATCCTCACCACCGTCCTCAAGCACCTCACCCACGCCACCACCGACTCCCGTCAACTCGCCCCGATCGTCATCGGCCAGATCTGGCACGCCCTCCAATCCCCCGACCCCACCCTCATCGACGACCTCCGCTACGCGAACCGGGAAGAGTTCCTGCGCGACACCCGCCTCCTCCGCGACGCCGTCGCCCAACTCATCTCCGGGGCCATGGCCGGGATCTTCGACGCCCCCACCACCATCACCATCGACTGGACCGCCCCCATCCAATCCCTGTCCCTGTCGCGCCTCGAACCCCTCGGCGACGACGCCATCGGCATGGCCCTGATGTGCCTCAACTCGTGGGGAACCGCCATGCGCCAAGCCGGCGGCAGGCGACGCATCAACGTCCGCGACGAAGTCTGGCGACAACTGCGCCTGGGCACCAGCGCAGTGGCCTCCTTCGACGCCGACCTGCGCCTGTCCCGCTCCCACGGCGACATCGAGATCGCCAACGCCCACAAACCCTCCGACTACCTCGGCGCCGGCCACACCGGCTCCCAAGCCCAACAGATCGCCCAAGACCTCCTCCACCTCGGCGACATCAAAGTCCTCTTCGGTCAGGACGCCGAAGTCGCCGACGACCTCGAACAACTCCTCGAACTAGGACCCATCGCCCGCGACACCGTCACCGGCTGGGCCATGGGCAGCAAAGGCCGAGCCCTCGTCGCCGTCGGACCCCGCCTCCACAAAGTCCACCTCACCCTCCACCCAGACCTCGAGCTCCCGCTCACCGACACCAACCAAGCAATCACCTGA
- a CDS encoding SCO6880 family protein, whose translation MAQLVGLSLATFPTWIAISQQRWAASLGWAAVWLLVLALTVVPLGGRPAVGWLAAAAAFATAGLAGWLTFRSKASRGAVRDLDAVDMPGALAGVEVLDGPPTGWDQRRVAIIKNSAARTWAITARIHHDGVAMATDQTCNRYTAGLTELINAAARGELIDEIHLMVRATPDDCTERELWLRANIDPDAPVTSVATQLEHLRWSQAGIRTDTFITLVIPEARLAREARHMGGSRQGRLNTIWSLATEIGSILTGPMGATTVTWLTSPELAEAVRLGFAPGDRDTLTGAAHEATTNPDVNAHVPWAHAGPSYATAAVRHYAHDAWHTVTSTVKLPERGATMGIWGHVLAPSEPFERRCVTVVFPIEKQTVADRKAAQAEFGQSLGQGLRDRLGVRTGAKDVHRKHKLDQAEAQLAMGAAMTHPYAVCSTTVPATAPIAEFGRRLDAAIRRGSMAPQRLDMSQDLAFVTATIPLGISLARTTR comes from the coding sequence GTGGCGCAGCTGGTCGGCTTGTCACTGGCCACGTTCCCGACCTGGATCGCGATCAGCCAGCAACGCTGGGCGGCGAGCCTCGGCTGGGCCGCGGTGTGGCTGCTCGTGCTCGCATTGACGGTGGTGCCGCTGGGTGGCCGCCCAGCGGTCGGCTGGCTCGCCGCCGCCGCGGCCTTCGCCACCGCCGGCCTCGCCGGGTGGCTCACGTTCCGGTCGAAAGCATCCCGCGGCGCGGTGCGTGACCTGGACGCGGTGGACATGCCCGGCGCGCTGGCCGGGGTGGAGGTCCTCGACGGCCCACCGACCGGGTGGGACCAGCGCCGGGTCGCGATCATCAAGAACTCCGCCGCCCGGACGTGGGCGATCACGGCGCGCATCCACCACGACGGGGTCGCGATGGCCACCGACCAGACCTGCAACCGCTACACCGCCGGCCTGACCGAACTCATCAACGCCGCCGCCCGAGGCGAACTGATCGACGAGATCCACCTGATGGTGCGCGCCACCCCCGACGACTGCACCGAACGAGAACTGTGGTTGCGCGCCAACATCGACCCCGACGCCCCCGTCACCAGCGTCGCCACCCAACTCGAACACCTGCGCTGGTCCCAAGCCGGGATCCGCACCGACACGTTCATCACGCTGGTCATCCCTGAGGCACGTCTCGCCCGCGAAGCACGCCACATGGGCGGCTCCCGGCAGGGACGCCTCAACACCATCTGGTCATTGGCCACCGAGATCGGCAGCATCCTCACCGGTCCCATGGGAGCCACCACCGTGACCTGGCTCACCTCCCCTGAACTCGCCGAAGCCGTCCGCCTCGGCTTCGCCCCCGGCGACCGCGACACCCTCACCGGTGCTGCCCACGAAGCCACCACCAACCCCGACGTCAACGCGCACGTGCCGTGGGCCCATGCCGGACCCAGCTACGCCACCGCAGCGGTGCGGCACTACGCCCACGACGCCTGGCACACCGTCACCTCCACCGTGAAGCTCCCCGAACGCGGCGCCACCATGGGCATCTGGGGCCACGTCCTGGCCCCCTCCGAACCGTTTGAACGGCGCTGCGTCACCGTTGTGTTTCCCATCGAGAAACAAACCGTGGCCGACCGCAAAGCAGCCCAAGCCGAGTTCGGGCAAAGCCTCGGCCAAGGACTGCGCGACCGGCTCGGGGTCCGCACCGGAGCCAAGGACGTCCACCGCAAACACAAACTCGACCAAGCCGAAGCCCAACTCGCGATGGGTGCCGCGATGACCCACCCCTACGCCGTGTGCTCCACCACCGTGCCAGCCACCGCCCCCATCGCCGAGTTCGGCCGACGCCTCGACGCCGCCATCCGCCGCGGCTCCATGGCACCCCAACGCCTCGACATGAGCCAAGACCTCGCCTTCGTCACCGCCACCATCCCCCTGGGCATCAGCCTGGCCCGAACCACCCGATAG
- a CDS encoding Eco57I restriction-modification methylase domain-containing protein, which translates to MTKKFDVVIGNPPYQEEAQGEGTRATPLYHLFMDAAHEVADKAVLITPARFLFNAGFTPKAWNEKLLADPHLSVAHYESDSKKLFPGLTDPIKGGIAVTYRDSLQQIGPVGSFAKHPELSTILQKVQETGGLPLESAGITSSRSYRYTEKLYEDHPEARALRPEGNAALVNTNAFEQFSFLYSEDRPAESGFVAIRGVIKNRRVARWIRSDYITGPDSFDKYKVAVAAANGSGSTTDFFGIALNKPLVLGPRIGVTQTFITIGSFDTEDEARACLKYISSKFARAMLGVLKATQHNPAATWKHVPLQDFTYASEIDWSKSIPEIDQQLYAKYGLDDDEIEFIETNVKPMD; encoded by the coding sequence ATGACCAAGAAGTTCGACGTCGTCATCGGCAACCCGCCCTACCAAGAGGAGGCACAGGGAGAGGGAACGCGTGCCACGCCCTTGTATCACCTGTTCATGGACGCGGCGCACGAGGTGGCGGACAAGGCAGTGCTCATCACGCCTGCCAGGTTCCTGTTCAACGCGGGGTTCACGCCCAAGGCATGGAACGAGAAGTTGCTTGCCGATCCGCACTTGAGCGTGGCGCACTACGAGTCCGACTCCAAGAAGCTGTTCCCCGGCCTCACCGACCCCATCAAGGGTGGGATCGCGGTCACCTACCGCGACTCCCTACAGCAGATCGGGCCTGTCGGCTCGTTTGCCAAGCACCCTGAGCTGAGCACGATCCTCCAAAAGGTTCAGGAGACCGGGGGGCTCCCGCTGGAGAGTGCAGGGATCACGAGTTCACGCTCGTACCGCTACACGGAGAAGCTCTACGAGGACCACCCCGAGGCTCGGGCGTTGCGCCCCGAAGGCAACGCCGCACTGGTGAACACCAACGCCTTCGAGCAGTTCTCCTTCCTGTACTCGGAGGACAGACCAGCAGAGAGCGGCTTTGTCGCGATCAGAGGGGTCATCAAGAATCGGCGCGTCGCTCGATGGATCCGTTCCGACTACATCACCGGCCCCGACAGCTTCGACAAGTACAAGGTCGCCGTGGCGGCGGCCAACGGCTCGGGATCGACGACCGACTTCTTCGGGATCGCATTGAACAAGCCCCTTGTTCTCGGTCCCAGAATCGGAGTCACCCAGACCTTCATCACCATCGGGTCTTTCGACACCGAGGACGAGGCACGAGCCTGTCTGAAGTACATCAGCTCGAAGTTCGCACGAGCCATGCTTGGGGTCCTCAAGGCCACGCAGCACAATCCGGCCGCCACTTGGAAGCACGTTCCGCTCCAGGACTTCACCTACGCTTCCGAGATCGACTGGTCGAAGTCGATCCCCGAGATCGACCAGCAGCTGTACGCCAAGTACGGCCTCGACGACGACGAGATCGAGTTCATCGAGACCAACGTCAAGCCCATGGACTGA